The Brachypodium distachyon strain Bd21 chromosome 4, Brachypodium_distachyon_v3.0, whole genome shotgun sequence nucleotide sequence CTTAAGAGTTTCTTAAGATCAGCATCAAGCACACTTCTAGTCTGCCTTTCAACCAAGGACAGAATAGTAGTCTCCTCTTTCTTATCCAAGTTATCAAGATGTACTAACacctcttttttccttctcttatACGTCCCTTCCACATTTAAATGCCAACCTTTCAGATGTCTTCTCAATCTCCTAGCTTTCTCCTGCCATTTATCCACATCATGCAAACAGTATGTAGCTGCTTGCCAACTCTGAATCACAATCTCCTTAAAACCATCTCTTTCTAACCAGCAATTCTCAAATCTGAAAGTATTGCAGAAAGGAGGCTCAACCCCAGTAGAAAGCTGCAGAGGAACATGATCAGACATGTCCCTGTTCAGAGCAGTCACAGTGGCTAAGGGGAATTGAAGTTCCCATTTTGTGCTAACAAAGAACCTGTCTAGCTTCTCAAAGGTTGGGTCCTCATGATTGTTTGCCCAGGTGTAGAGTCTACCATGAAGGGGGAGCTCTTTAAGGCCAGCAGTTTCAATAATGGAGTTGAAAATGTGGCTCCACCTTGGCAAGCTACAAGGTTTATTCTTCTCTGTGATTTTCCTAATGATATTAAAATCACCTCCAATCACAACAGGACCCTGACAACCATTGCACAGCCGTGCAAATTCAGTCAGAAAATTCTCTTTATCCTCCACTTGGGCAGGCCCATAGACCAGCACCAAATGCCAAGTTGCACcaaatcttttttctttgagcaGAACATCAATATAATGTCTGCCTAATTCTGAGTTAAGAATCTCAAACACATCAGAGTTTACCCCCAAAAGGAGACCACCTGATCTACCTGTGGGTGGCAACTGTTTCCACACAAAATCTCTAGATCCAGACACAGATCTGAACCAATTAGGCTGGATGTCCTGTGTCATTGTCTCTATCAGACCAATGAATTGACAACCAGCTTCCATAATCATTTCTCTCAGGAACCGTTGCTTATCAGGGCGTCCCAACCCCTGCAGTTCCAGAAGATACCAGACATAACTAGGTTTTAGATTTGGGAATCTACCCCTTCTCCTAGTTGGCTCAACCCTAAAAACAGGGGAGCACAACTTAACTATTTTCTTTCCAGCCCCCAACCTCTTGGATCTCCTAACATCCACATGATCCTTACTGAGGTCCTCAGTATCACTATCAGATAGGAGTTCCTCAATCTCTTCACTGATTAATTGGAATTGATTATCACATTTTGGTTCAGACATGGTTTTATCTAATTTACTTTCTCTAAACATGTCCATTCTAGCTTGTTCCAGGGATTTAATAACATCTATAAACCCTTCATCAGAATTACTAAAACTAATGACAAGCTTATCAGCTAACAAGAATAAATCAGCATTATCAGCATTCGACACAGTAGGAATGTAAGAATCAGCATAGACAATTTCAGATTTAACTGCTTTAAGAAAGGAAGGAGCAGAGACAGAGGCCATACCCAGTGTTGCCAGGAATAGTGTTCTTCTGTTCAGCTCTTTGCATGGCCAGCAGAGTTCTGTCAGCATCCTCCTGCCCTTTCAGCCGCTCACACTTCCTGGTTCCCTTGATCCTCCCCCCAGTTTTGTCAAGTGCCCCATTCACAGAGGAAATTGTTTCAGAGTCAGCCTTCCCTCCCTGAATAGCATCCACTTTAGCTTGGAAAGAATCTTGGGAGTCTGGCACTTCCTCATTCTGAGAGAAATGCACTCTCTCTTGGCTATTGTCAAGGACAAAAACCTCATCCTCGGCAGtcccagcaccagcaccatgATCCACAGCCATTTTCTGATCTCCATCTTCTTGCATCTTACAAGCAATGAGAGCCTTCTTAACATCCACTGACACTGGGAGCTCTAGATCAGTCACACATTCATAAGTCTGTGCTGCACCTTGTTCCTTGACAGTCACATCAGTCACAGTGGCAGATGCCCCAACAGGAGCACTGCCTTGAGTTGCTGTTGCCTTCTGCGTTTTGTTGCTTCTATCTCCTTCTTGATCACCTTTAGGGTCTTGAACTGTAACTCTCTTCCCAGCCCCAGAGTCATCTCCCATCATATAGCCCCTTCACTTCAATCCTCTCCACAGAAAAGGACACATCAAACAGCATGGGAGGGATACCAAATTCTTTCACCTTGGGAATCTTTTGCACACTTTTCACATGAGCTTTAAACCTCACAATGCCCAACTCATGTAAGATCTTCATGTCCACTTCTTCCACTGCTCCAATCAGACTGCCAATCTCACAAATACCCTTGTAATGTTTCATGTCATTCGGCACTCCTTCAGCCCTTGCCCAAATAGTATGCATCCTGCCTTTAGGTTTGATCACCGATTCAGCCCTCAAAATTCTGATATAACTGTTAGAACCTCGCAGTTTGAAATCTTCAAATTCCACCAACATCCCCAAAGTCTCAGCAGAGGGGAAAGGGACCAGAAAGCCATTCCCCTGTTTAGTCACATTCCAGCGCCACTGCCATGGAAATTGAGAGGCCAGACCCTCCTGCAACATGGATGGATAGACATGTCCTTGCGTAACTTGGATTAAACCAAGCGTAGAAGTCTTGTCTTGCTGCTTCGGCACACGCGCATGTTGAGGCATGAAGAACCCAAGATCTGGGGATCCCAATCCCACAGTCTGCATCACAGGCTTTGCTTGAGTCGGCCAAACACATCTAGCTGTGACATGCATGTTCTTCTCACAAATCAGACAAAGCACTTCTACTTGACAATCCTTAGAACTGTGTCCCTCCTGATTGCACTTGAAGCAAACCAACGCCTTGGTTCCACCCCCAGAAGCCACAACAGACGATGTTACCTTCTCAGCAGGCGTCAACGTCGATTTTGCCGCCGCAGACGAGCCATCCCCAGCCTTCCGCCTCCACTCTTGATCCGAGTAGTACGAGGAGCCTCGTCCGCCCCCCGTGCCGGTCCTCATGGTAGGCGGTGGCCCgcgaccaccaccaccaccacctcgcTCCTCAGGACGGCGAGGTCGCGCGTCCCGTCCCGACATCTTCTTCCGCCGAGTCGGTCTGTTCCTGCGTCGTCGCGGAACTGGGGTCAGCAACGCTTCCTTGTACGTCTTCCTGGctccgtcctccgccgccgcaaacCCAGATTTTAGACCATGAGGAGTCGCAGTCGCCGCCACCTCTTGCCCAGTATCTAGGGTTCCAAGCGATTGAATCGGGCGAGGTGAGGAGAGTGGGGAATTCCACCGATTCCCCACCCTATCAACCTGGTCGAGCCTAGAAGGAACAGTAACCGTGCGGTGCGGTGCGTGTCCACACATCAGCTCCCCAACTCGAAACTCCACCACCTCAGCAATGGAGGGATGAGCAGGGGGACGAAAGTGCGACGGACGAAAATGCATGGTTTTTTACAGAATTGGTAAAGATATGTGGAGAATTTGAATAGAATGGAACACGTCGGAGAATTAACCTAGCTGCCATGCATGCCTTCCTCGTAACACTTGAACAGTTGAACGCAGAGAATTCTGACAGCCCAAGGGCAACAATCGGTCGATATCCTGCTGCGGTAATTGAAATTCGTGGTTTTTCAAGGAACTGGTTAGAATGTGTTTATTCGAATCGAACTACTAACTCCTCAAATTGAAATCATACGGTGAGATTAATAACGTGAGGTCGGCACAAAGACGAATAAAATACACCCCAATAACAATGTGATGATTTTCAGGGAACACACGAAAAAAGGAGATAACACAATGAAATGAGAACATACAGGTTGCCAAAACAGTTAGCATCCTCAGAGCCGTCAAGGATGAGATCCTGGAAGCCGCCCGGCGCATCGTCATCAGAGTCAGAGCAATCAAAATGCGGGTCGGGGCCAAACAGCTCGAGGAAATCGGCCTTGCTCTTCTCGGCCATCCTCTGCTCGTACTCGTCGCCGTACTTGGCCGGGTCGACCCTGACGTAGCCGTAGCTAGGCCTCGTACTAGTGGCGGACCTGGGCCTGCTACTCCAGGAGCTTCAGCTCCTTCTGGAAGATGGAGTCGCAAGCTCTGTTCCACTCGTCGCTATCGAAGCCGCCCTCGTGGTCCACCTCCGGGGTCGTATCTGGGGAACCTGTCCTTCTTGCCGGTTGGAATATATGGACGGGCCGCGGGATGCGATGCGGCCCAAATGGAGCCTGGATCATCTTTTCGTGCTATGGAGATTTGGCCCGCCATGTCAGCCCCGTATGCACCGGCCCGCAACATCGAAACAATCTGCTTTGCTTTGTTTTATCTGGCCAATTCGCCACGTAAAGTTGCACGTTTTTCATCCCCGATATAGTGCGGTGCGGGACTCTAAAATTCATTTGACTTGAATGTAGCGAGCAACGCAGAGGCCTACGATTCTGAGAACCCAACAGCAGTAATGTGCGAATATCATTTCATTCCATGGGTCGGCCATGGTAATTCAAATTCATGATTTCTCATAGAATCGGTTAAGATATGTGGAGTATTTGAACAGAATGGAACAACAGAGAGTTAACATACGTGCCATGCCATCCTCTGTAACAACTGGACGCAGAGAAATCTCCCAGCCCAACAGCAATAATGGGTCGATATCCTGCCGTGGTAATTGAAATTCCCGATTTTTCAAAGAATTGGTTAGAACATGTGGTATCGAATGGAACTACTAACTCCCCAAATTGAAATCATATGGCGAGAAGGATACGTGAGAGTCTAAGACCATGACGAACAAAATACacgtaatttttttttgagaaaatttcacaaaaccacaattcgtgcggttagggtttcacaaaaccacggtTGTTGCTAATAGTCGCAACGAATCACAATTATTCGAACAGGCTTTCTCACAAAACCCAAATCAGAGGGATTAAGACGTTTGATGATATTTCCGACAGcccggcccacatgtcatatgCCACGTTGTCTGCTCAGCTTGTTTCCGTCGTCACGTCACTTTCCTACTTGAGACCAAGCTAAGTGAAACCTTAACGGGTCGGGTAGGAAAGTGACGTGGCAACGAAAACAAACCAGACAAGCCACACGGCATATGACATGTGGGTTCGGCCTGTCAGAAATACCATCAAACGTCTTAATCCCTCGATTGGATTTTGGGAGAAAGCCTGCCCGAAAAGTTGTGGTTACTTGAGACTATTAGCAACAAACGTAGTttgtgaaaccctagccgcaaGAACTGTGGTTCTGCGAAATTTACTCAAGAAAATTAGTGAATAAAATACACCCCAGTCCAGTGTGATGAATTTCAGAGTACACAAGAAAATGAGTATACACAATTTGAATGAAATGAGAACATTAACAGAATGACATAAGCATGtagagtaaattacagaaaaccaccacattagcGGTTAGGTTTTCACATAGGTACCAGTATACGTTTTAGTTACTAAAAACCACCGAATTACACTAATTTGTTTAGTTGCTAGAGAATAATCACGAAACTGACAAAGGGGTCCACTGATAGGGCCAACATAGCGGGCCAGCGTGGCAACTGACTTGCTGAGACGTCCGACCTGGCGTGGCGTCTTCCCCACAGTGATCTTCTTCCCATCGCCAgtactgcagcagcagctctcCAGATCCAGTCCGGCGACCTCGCACTGCACAGCCCCACGTGCATCCTTTTTCCTTGCCTCCGACGTGATGTGCCGCCTCCACCCGCACCAGCCCTCCGCCTGCTCTCCTGCCCTGAGCCTCTCTGCCACGACTTCCCCGAAGTTTCGATCTGTGGCGCGTCCGGCGCGCATCCACGACTCCCTTGCGGCTTGCACGGGGAGGCTCACTCCGCCGGCATCGTGGAAGACGAAGTGCGGGCGCGGCCCGGGGCAGAGGAGAAAGTGCAGTTCAACGTCTCAGTAAGGGCGGATCGAAGCGTGCGGAGCCAGGGAACtacgcggcagcggcaaggGATGCGCTGCAGCAGGTTGCagaggcggcgcgcgaggagaaagaggagtgCGGCCGAGCGGCTAGGCGTCAGCGAGGAGCTCGAAGACGGGGCCGGCGTGGCGGTCCAAGCTTTCGGGTCGACGAGGCCATGTGGAAGCGTGGGCTCCAAGCTTGACGACGCCTGGCCGGAGCTTGAGAAGACGGTCGCGGCCGTACGTGGTTCCGGCACGCGGGAGATCCATTCGAGGGCGGCGTTGcggtgagggctcgcagagGCTGCGCGCGGCGAGGACGCAGCAGTGCGTGTGCGCCCCCTAATCAAAGACgaattgagagagagaggggtcCGGTCTGGTTGGGAGGAAGGGGAAAGCTATAGCACGCTTGCttggaaggaggaagacggggaaagagaggagagagctaGCTATTGATCCGTCCGCTTTGCTCTACAACGATGATATTGCTATAGCTGATGGGTGAGGGGCTTTGCCGGACTTTGAGCTGATGGGTGGGAGTTACTACGTGCGTCGATAGCTAGCTATAGTTGATGGATGGGGGCTGCCGGCCTTGGATAAGAAGGTTGCGGCTCACAGCGTCCAAGCagagaggaggaagctgcAGGGCCTACTTGCCATGCTGACGCCACGGTGGCAAGCCATGCTGGCCCGATAGTGAGCCATCCCTGTCAGTTTAGAGGTTATTCCTTAGCAATCGGCCACTTAGTGTAATCCGGTGGTTTTTAGTAAACAAAACGTAGACCGGTACCAATCTGCAATCCTAGCCACTAATTTACTCTAGCCACTAGAGTAAATTATaaaaaaccaccacattatatatatatatgcttgcAAGCAAAAGTAGATAGTAGTTCAAAAATAGACGGTTGGATAAACATTACTAGTAGTGCAAACATAGTCCGATCGACAAAATTGGGCGGATCGTCCTACCAACTATTAGTTACAAGCTCCGAAGCTCGTCTGCAACACGATTCATAGTAGTTTCTCCGAAGACAGCAGCTGCCGGTCCATGTGAGAAACCGCCGGAGTTCATATAACTTAACACTCCGTTGATAGgtccttttcgaaaagaaaaaaaactcggTTCATAGGTTAAAATCAGGTGCTCAAACCCAATAGGCCAATAACAAAAATACGTGTATACCCTGGGCCTGCTTGGTCCAATGGGCTTGGCTCTTGCTGGGCCCATGCAGCTAGCTTCCGGCCTCAGAATTGGTCCACACGGTGTTTCTGTTCCGAAATGCAATGCGTATAGTTTTGACTTATTCTCAAATTTTGTAAAGTATAACCAATTTTATAATAAAATATGTCAGTATCTATGGCGTCAAATAAAAATTATTAGACTCATTGAGAAATAGTATGTTTTCATAATATCTTAGTTGGACATGGTATGAgttgataatttttttaagaattaTTTAAAAATGTGACggtcaacaaaaattatacgtTTTACATTTATTGTTTTGATGCCCGTGGTCTCGAAGTTGCACGGTTGTAT carries:
- the LOC100837104 gene encoding uncharacterized protein LOC100837104 isoform X3, with amino-acid sequence MMGDDSGAGKRVTVQDPKGDQEGDRSNKTQKATATQGSAPVGASATVTDVTVKEQGAAQTYECVTDLELPVSVDVKKALIACKMQEDGDQKMAVDHGAGAGTAEDEVFVLDNSQERVHFSQNEEVPDSQDSFQAKVDAIQGGKADSETISSVNGALDKTGGRIKGTRKCERLKGQEDADRTLLAMQRAEQKNTIPGNTGYLVVIDDIWKELD
- the LOC100837104 gene encoding uncharacterized protein LOC100837104 isoform X8; its protein translation is MMGDDSGAGKRVTVQDPKGDQEGDRSNKTQKATATQGSAPVGASATVTDVTVKEQGAAQTYECVTDLELPVSVDVKKALIACKMQEDGDQKMAVDHGAGAGTAEDEVFVLDNSQERVHFSQNEEVPDSQDSFQAKVDAIQGGKADSETISSVNGALDKTGGRIKGTRKCERLKGQEDADRTLLAMQRAEQKNTIPGNTG
- the LOC100837104 gene encoding uncharacterized protein LOC100837104 isoform X7, whose translation is MMGDDSGAGKRVTVQDPKGDQEGDRSNKTQKATATQGSAPVGASATVTDVTVKEQGAAQTYECVTDLELPVSVDVKKALIACKMQEDGDQKMAVDHGAGAGTAEDEVFVLDNSQERVHFSQNEEVPDSQDSFQAKVDAIQGGKADSETISSVNGALDKTGGRIKGTRKCERLKGQEDADRTLLAMQRAEQKNTIPGNTGELRG
- the LOC100837104 gene encoding uncharacterized protein LOC100837104 isoform X2; its protein translation is MMGDDSGAGKRVTVQDPKGDQEGDRSNKTQKATATQGSAPVGASATVTDVTVKEQGAAQTYECVTDLELPVSVDVKKALIACKMQEDGDQKMAVDHGAGAGTAEDEVFVLDNSQERVHFSQNEEVPDSQDSFQAKVDAIQGGKADSETISSVNGALDKTGGRIKGTRKCERLKGQEDADRTLLAMQRAEQKNTIPGNTGKIKQVVAEAYAGRNGWAPLSRRIMG
- the LOC100837104 gene encoding uncharacterized protein LOC100837104 isoform X5, giving the protein MMGDDSGAGKRVTVQDPKGDQEGDRSNKTQKATATQGSAPVGASATVTDVTVKEQGAAQTYECVTDLELPVSVDVKKALIACKMQEDGDQKMAVDHGAGAGTAEDEVFVLDNSQERVHFSQNEEVPDSQDSFQAKVDAIQGGKADSETISSVNGALDKTGGRIKGTRKCERLKGQEDADRTLLAMQRAEQKNTIPGNTGSTSQQH
- the LOC100837104 gene encoding uncharacterized protein LOC100837104 isoform X1 — protein: MMGDDSGAGKRVTVQDPKGDQEGDRSNKTQKATATQGSAPVGASATVTDVTVKEQGAAQTYECVTDLELPVSVDVKKALIACKMQEDGDQKMAVDHGAGAGTAEDEVFVLDNSQERVHFSQNEEVPDSQDSFQAKVDAIQGGKADSETISSVNGALDKTGGRIKGTRKCERLKGQEDADRTLLAMQRAEQKNTIPGNTGMMMAMVTQGRLAPTRPREAIPFSLASKPP
- the LOC100837104 gene encoding uncharacterized protein LOC100837104 isoform X6, which translates into the protein MMGDDSGAGKRVTVQDPKGDQEGDRSNKTQKATATQGSAPVGASATVTDVTVKEQGAAQTYECVTDLELPVSVDVKKALIACKMQEDGDQKMAVDHGAGAGTAEDEVFVLDNSQERVHFSQNEEVPDSQDSFQAKVDAIQGGKADSETISSVNGALDKTGGRIKGTRKCERLKGQEDADRTLLAMQRAEQKNTIPGNTGYSCSM
- the LOC100837104 gene encoding uncharacterized protein LOC100837104 isoform X4, which gives rise to MMGDDSGAGKRVTVQDPKGDQEGDRSNKTQKATATQGSAPVGASATVTDVTVKEQGAAQTYECVTDLELPVSVDVKKALIACKMQEDGDQKMAVDHGAGAGTAEDEVFVLDNSQERVHFSQNEEVPDSQDSFQAKVDAIQGGKADSETISSVNGALDKTGGRIKGTRKCERLKGQEDADRTLLAMQRAEQKNTIPGNTGGRPRRRRGRSGR